Proteins co-encoded in one Dyadobacter sp. CECT 9275 genomic window:
- the istA gene encoding IS21 family transposase: MANSTISMSKIRQILRMYSQGRSKLWIAEQTGVSRNTAKKYMTTFDASGLTFEQINSLNDKELDDFFGTVKQQPPQDRLLNLQRCFPQIDKELKRTGVTRHMLWEAYKKEFPEGFAYTQFCFHLTKWKARVNPVMHQDHKAGDKLYIDFAGVKLSIVDKETGELTEVEVFVAILGASQLTYVEAVSSQQKEDLIAACENALHYIGGVPAAIVPDNLKAAVIKSNKYEPTLNEAFADFADHYGTTILPARAYRPRDKALVEGAVKIVYSRIYAPLRKQVYNSLTELNAAILIALEAHNNQLLRGRNYSRRLQFEEIERSALAPLPILHYEFKKQLHATVMKNGHVCLSVDKHYYSVPYRFIGKKVKLLYSNSVVEAYYHYERIALHKRLKSPYNYSTDKEHLASTHRFVTDWTPDRFLEWASSIHEDVRLYILKILDRKQHPEQAYRSCIGILSFAKKAGEQRLISACQRALSYGIYNYKTIQTILEKNMDQYEDSLFADELPMPKHDNIRGEDYYQ, translated from the coding sequence ATGGCCAATTCGACAATCAGCATGAGCAAAATAAGACAGATTTTACGGATGTACAGCCAGGGCCGCAGCAAGCTCTGGATAGCGGAACAGACAGGTGTTTCCCGCAATACCGCTAAGAAGTACATGACCACTTTTGATGCGAGCGGACTTACCTTTGAACAGATCAACAGCCTGAATGATAAAGAGCTGGATGACTTTTTCGGAACGGTTAAACAGCAGCCACCGCAAGACAGATTGTTGAATCTGCAACGTTGTTTTCCGCAAATAGACAAAGAATTAAAACGGACAGGTGTTACCCGTCATATGCTTTGGGAAGCCTATAAAAAGGAATTTCCGGAAGGATTTGCTTATACCCAGTTTTGCTTTCATCTGACCAAATGGAAGGCCCGCGTTAACCCTGTGATGCATCAGGACCATAAGGCCGGCGATAAGCTGTACATCGATTTTGCAGGTGTTAAATTAAGTATTGTAGATAAAGAGACTGGTGAATTAACTGAGGTTGAAGTGTTTGTGGCTATCCTGGGAGCGAGTCAACTCACTTACGTGGAAGCAGTCAGTAGCCAGCAAAAAGAAGATCTGATCGCAGCTTGCGAGAATGCACTTCATTATATCGGTGGTGTGCCGGCAGCAATTGTTCCGGATAACCTTAAAGCTGCTGTTATAAAAAGCAATAAATACGAACCTACGCTGAACGAGGCCTTTGCCGATTTTGCTGATCATTATGGGACTACGATATTACCTGCACGCGCTTACCGGCCAAGAGATAAGGCGTTGGTGGAAGGTGCTGTCAAAATCGTTTACAGCCGTATTTATGCGCCTTTAAGAAAGCAGGTTTACAACTCACTGACAGAGTTAAACGCAGCTATATTGATTGCTCTCGAGGCTCATAATAACCAACTGCTTCGGGGCCGTAATTACAGTCGCAGACTCCAGTTTGAAGAAATTGAGCGCAGTGCTCTGGCCCCGCTTCCGATCCTGCATTATGAGTTCAAAAAACAGCTACATGCCACTGTAATGAAGAACGGACATGTCTGCCTGAGCGTTGACAAGCACTATTATAGTGTCCCATACCGGTTTATCGGCAAGAAAGTCAAGTTGTTGTATTCCAATTCTGTGGTTGAAGCATATTATCATTACGAACGTATCGCCCTTCATAAAAGGCTTAAAAGTCCCTATAATTATTCTACCGATAAAGAACATCTGGCCAGTACACACCGCTTCGTAACAGACTGGACACCAGATCGATTCTTGGAGTGGGCTTCCTCGATCCATGAAGATGTCAGGTTGTATATTCTTAAAATCCTGGATCGCAAACAGCATCCCGAACAGGCCTACCGCTCCTGTATTGGTATCCTCTCTTTTGCGAAGAAAGCTGGTGAACAACGCCTGATCAGCGCGTGCCAAAGGGCTTTAAGCTATGGTATCTACAACTATAAAACAATCCAGACTATACTGGAAAAAAATATGGATCAATATGAAGACAGCCTGTTTGCAGACGAATTACCCATGCCCAAACACGATAATATCAGAGGCGAAGACTATTATCAATAA
- a CDS encoding RloB family protein, with the protein MRKKRGYKRDTPVELVRDYKLFAIACEGQKTEPAYFNLFRHFSRKLSVDIIEEIVTEAELTLIHANKSAPKWVLDRAIKYVEREGLNEEDELWFVMDIDRWSEDQIREIAYYCDQHANWNLVLSNPCFEVWLYLHKKSEIELIPGSACQEYKSELANLELGGYHPLKFIEYFKTAILHAKVIDSQPDHYFPKLKETKVYLLAEAILKSITENDFNNFLNEKLPNLIDLQIVKKGGRKR; encoded by the coding sequence ATGCGTAAGAAAAGAGGTTATAAAAGAGATACACCAGTTGAGTTGGTTAGAGACTATAAATTATTTGCCATTGCATGCGAAGGGCAAAAAACTGAACCAGCATATTTTAATTTATTTCGACATTTTTCTCGGAAATTATCCGTGGACATTATTGAAGAAATAGTAACCGAAGCCGAACTTACACTAATTCACGCTAATAAATCTGCCCCTAAATGGGTTCTTGATAGGGCAATAAAGTATGTTGAAAGAGAAGGTTTAAATGAAGAAGATGAATTATGGTTTGTAATGGATATCGATCGATGGTCGGAAGATCAAATTAGAGAAATTGCTTACTATTGTGACCAACATGCTAATTGGAATCTGGTTTTAAGTAACCCATGCTTCGAGGTATGGCTTTACTTACATAAAAAATCAGAAATTGAGCTTATACCAGGAAGTGCTTGTCAGGAGTATAAAAGTGAATTAGCCAATTTGGAACTCGGAGGATACCATCCTTTAAAGTTTATTGAGTATTTTAAAACTGCTATACTTCATGCAAAAGTGATTGATTCTCAGCCTGATCATTATTTTCCAAAGTTAAAAGAAACAAAAGTTTATTTGCTAGCTGAAGCCATTCTAAAATCGATTACTGAAAATGATTTCAACAATTTTTTAAATGAGAAGCTACCCAATTTAATTGATTTACAAATAGTCAAAAAAGGTGGGAGGAAAAGATGA
- a CDS encoding DUF5977 domain-containing protein, with protein MIDPSATNLSFLPLKFSRNKLSHTIEAADPALSSRVGLKYYLSLFVPEFAFSSNYQELHTSEGREVPVSSQSGVQVFAGAEFRYNTGRNGKIDGLLSYLKPRWQQKTMSLSLSQTTSYYLREAISGGEPAVDVSLDLAKTYAIKAGLSNEDFYAYGDNFFKGWQAENRQFLIWQPDYKTVSYTQEEYLYFLLNFTPMPTEVCLRMRCFYADGSFSDPVTVMSLSDPLLCSVVCCPVGAAVLQVDPLAVSYEVWLCNENGWRFSATRTCQIDRSYQLADRCILFVNSLGGWDTLRLLGEGSRTLKVAQTVAEVERTASASTDFSELKIISIEGEYEIQVSTGYFRKDATHYLRYLDELLLSDEMYLITDKGHRPLQLVTNTLVDTLDNADLIARSFSFRILDTVENYSELPASEPTSQRATRWRGLTLKHVLDGYGKRTGKLVFERLEKVYLDDNSLVKPYTVKANVQGDPDYQPPISDGSIIAGSTPYPNVRIERLGSFKRSNCEAGYLGGEATVIVPAGKYGGETPGSSDALAEAEFASLNTQSYANEFGSCAVNNVPVYVALFHKIPMELSQKVIGSSDYGPVVDIRISGSEIITNTTGSSPPVVRVSESTVIPGTFNILCEVEYSGTPNRACKLRIPSKSRDITVSSAGFYLFDNVQVYSTDAPLTIEVTNL; from the coding sequence ATGATCGACCCATCCGCCACCAACCTATCCTTTCTGCCTTTAAAATTCAGCAGAAACAAGCTTTCTCATACCATTGAAGCCGCTGATCCGGCTCTGAGCAGCCGGGTGGGGCTCAAATATTACCTGTCACTCTTTGTTCCCGAGTTTGCTTTTAGCTCTAATTACCAGGAGCTGCATACCTCCGAAGGCAGGGAAGTTCCGGTCAGCTCTCAAAGTGGTGTGCAGGTCTTTGCTGGTGCTGAGTTCAGATACAATACCGGTCGCAACGGAAAGATTGACGGACTGCTGTCTTATCTCAAACCCCGCTGGCAGCAGAAAACCATGAGCCTGTCGCTTTCTCAGACCACTTCTTATTACCTACGGGAAGCCATTTCAGGCGGAGAACCCGCAGTGGATGTTTCTTTGGATCTTGCCAAAACCTATGCCATCAAAGCCGGTCTTTCCAATGAAGACTTTTACGCTTATGGAGATAACTTTTTTAAAGGTTGGCAGGCTGAAAACCGTCAATTCCTGATCTGGCAACCTGATTATAAAACGGTATCCTATACCCAGGAAGAATACCTGTATTTCCTTTTGAACTTTACACCCATGCCCACAGAGGTATGTCTGCGAATGAGGTGTTTTTATGCAGATGGCTCCTTTTCTGATCCGGTTACGGTTATGAGCCTTTCGGATCCGCTGCTTTGTTCGGTGGTCTGCTGTCCGGTGGGTGCTGCTGTTTTGCAGGTGGATCCTTTGGCGGTTTCTTATGAGGTGTGGCTTTGTAATGAAAATGGATGGCGGTTTTCAGCTACCCGCACCTGCCAGATCGACCGCAGTTATCAGCTTGCAGACCGCTGTATACTCTTTGTCAACAGCCTGGGTGGCTGGGATACCTTGCGGCTTTTGGGCGAAGGTTCTCGCACTTTGAAAGTAGCCCAGACGGTAGCAGAAGTAGAACGGACCGCATCGGCCAGCACAGATTTTTCAGAGCTCAAAATCATAAGCATTGAAGGAGAATATGAGATCCAGGTCAGTACGGGGTATTTTCGAAAGGATGCCACTCACTATCTGCGTTACCTGGATGAGCTGCTGCTGTCGGATGAAATGTATCTGATCACAGACAAAGGACACAGACCTTTGCAGCTTGTTACAAATACGCTTGTAGATACCTTGGATAATGCGGATTTGATCGCCCGCAGTTTCAGCTTCCGGATCCTGGATACGGTGGAAAACTACTCAGAGCTGCCAGCCTCTGAGCCTACCTCTCAGCGTGCCACCCGCTGGCGGGGACTGACTTTGAAACATGTGCTGGACGGCTACGGAAAACGTACCGGTAAGCTGGTTTTTGAAAGACTTGAAAAGGTATACCTGGATGACAACAGTCTGGTAAAACCCTACACCGTCAAAGCAAACGTTCAGGGTGATCCGGATTATCAGCCGCCGATCAGTGACGGCTCAATCATCGCAGGATCCACGCCTTATCCCAATGTGCGGATCGAGCGCCTGGGCAGTTTTAAGCGAAGTAATTGTGAAGCGGGATATTTAGGCGGAGAAGCAACGGTGATTGTGCCAGCCGGGAAATACGGCGGTGAAACACCTGGCAGCTCGGATGCTTTGGCAGAAGCTGAATTTGCCAGTCTGAATACTCAGAGCTACGCCAATGAGTTTGGAAGTTGCGCAGTCAACAATGTGCCGGTTTATGTAGCGCTTTTCCATAAAATTCCCATGGAGCTTAGCCAGAAGGTGATCGGCTCGTCTGATTACGGTCCTGTGGTGGATATCCGCATCAGCGGCAGTGAGATCATAACCAACACCACCGGAAGCAGTCCGCCAGTGGTACGGGTCAGTGAAAGCACCGTCATTCCAGGCACCTTCAACATTCTTTGTGAGGTGGAATACTCCGGAACCCCAAACCGGGCCTGTAAGCTCAGGATCCCTTCCAAAAGCCGGGATATCACCGTGAGCAGTGCAGGATTTTATCTTTTTGACAATGTGCAAGTTTATAGTACCGATGCACCTTTAACTATTGAAGTAACCAACTTATGA
- a CDS encoding DUF5675 family protein gives MQIIITRRWLGENSTLSTVTIDGKPHHFILEDKDRGLRSDMSADEIKALKVPGRTAIPTGSYQVLITYSNRFKRSLPILKDVPGFSGIRIHAGNQHIHTEGCLLPGRTWWPDGNEFVVGNSRRASEQLQTAITEAISQGQTVRLTVQTDYPV, from the coding sequence ATGCAGATCATCATCACCCGCCGCTGGTTAGGCGAGAACTCAACGCTGAGCACCGTCACCATAGACGGCAAACCGCATCATTTTATTTTGGAAGACAAAGACAGGGGTTTGCGTTCGGATATGTCAGCGGATGAAATCAAAGCGCTGAAAGTACCTGGCAGAACAGCGATTCCGACAGGATCCTACCAGGTGCTGATCACCTATTCCAACCGTTTTAAAAGAAGTCTTCCCATACTCAAAGACGTTCCGGGTTTTTCCGGGATCCGGATCCATGCAGGAAACCAGCACATCCATACCGAAGGCTGTCTTTTGCCAGGCCGCACCTGGTGGCCTGATGGAAACGAGTTTGTAGTGGGCAATAGCCGCAGGGCAAGTGAGCAGCTGCAGACAGCCATCACCGAAGCGATCAGCCAGGGGCAAACCGTCAGGCTGACTGTTCAAACCGATTATCCGGTATGA
- a CDS encoding transposase, giving the protein MAGKQPTFKPYNQQQIILLPPSLEELVPKSHPVRIVNEVINKVNLGPLNSAYKTTGASSYHPQMLLKVLVYGYVSNVYSSRKLEAACKESIYFMWVSGMSYPDHNTINRFRGVRLKEALRSVFEEVVLLLAQEGLLSIEEIFIDGTKIEANANRYTFVWRKAIATNKEKMKQQLKHIWEYAQSVAAKEDELPDPPDFTTIDTEKVQSTVDKLNEVENSVKLTTPIRFKLTTCSGRN; this is encoded by the coding sequence ATGGCAGGAAAACAACCTACTTTTAAGCCTTACAACCAGCAGCAAATCATACTATTGCCTCCCAGTTTGGAGGAGTTGGTTCCAAAATCTCATCCGGTCCGCATTGTTAACGAGGTGATCAACAAAGTCAACCTGGGCCCTCTAAATTCAGCTTACAAAACCACAGGAGCTTCGAGCTATCATCCACAGATGCTGCTTAAAGTGTTGGTTTACGGTTATGTAAGTAATGTATATTCCAGCCGAAAACTTGAAGCTGCCTGTAAAGAGAGCATCTACTTTATGTGGGTAAGCGGTATGAGCTATCCGGACCACAATACAATCAACCGTTTTAGAGGTGTTCGTTTAAAAGAGGCATTAAGGAGCGTTTTTGAGGAGGTGGTCCTACTTTTGGCGCAGGAAGGTTTATTAAGCATTGAGGAGATTTTCATTGACGGCACCAAGATTGAAGCCAATGCTAACCGCTATACTTTTGTTTGGCGAAAAGCGATTGCGACCAATAAGGAGAAGATGAAACAGCAATTGAAGCACATCTGGGAATATGCCCAAAGTGTTGCCGCAAAAGAGGATGAGCTTCCTGATCCACCAGACTTCACCACCATTGACACAGAAAAAGTACAGTCTACCGTAGACAAGCTCAATGAAGTGGAAAATTCGGTGAAACTGACCACCCCAATTCGGTTTAAACTGACCACCTGTTCCGGGCGAAATTGA
- a CDS encoding site-specific integrase, translated as MKVLFWFRKSEAKNQIINSDPVGSIQCRIIIETEDLEIGSTKISCPKSQWDSINQILVGNSQRIGKANKRLAEVSTGLLRLFDILNTKYDHVSPQIVKEYYLSKRKFTYSIKEISTAFLEHRQKQATQKAITFSTYNVNKNYSRHILDFASKIAVVKPVQIPNNFFSELFEFMIDDNRSGERFARKVSCFAKQMLSWAKRKGMCPNLGCLQEIMPGKAESEDYIDTTHLSISQLEALYTFDFQNLVETGHISVQSANTLSEERDAFVFNCFTGMHHCDYSKKEFLIEPYLGALFLRGKRQKTKKQFSIKLLEPAVEILKRYNNELRQLPVKSNQKRNDTLKQIAVYTGIPLRLTTKVARKTFCDLAINEMLMSGDDVAACLGLTSTKYLKNYGRVREKRLLKTMKSWGELKVAS; from the coding sequence ATGAAAGTGTTGTTCTGGTTTCGTAAATCTGAAGCCAAAAATCAAATTATTAACAGTGACCCTGTTGGGTCTATCCAGTGTAGAATTATTATTGAAACTGAGGATCTGGAAATTGGTTCTACAAAAATTAGCTGCCCAAAATCCCAGTGGGATTCCATTAACCAAATTCTTGTTGGAAACAGTCAACGTATAGGCAAGGCGAACAAACGGCTTGCGGAAGTATCGACTGGCCTACTGAGATTGTTTGACATCCTTAATACCAAGTATGACCACGTTTCCCCTCAAATTGTAAAGGAGTATTATTTAAGTAAAAGAAAATTCACCTATTCAATTAAAGAAATCAGTACTGCTTTTTTGGAACACAGACAAAAGCAGGCCACCCAAAAAGCTATTACCTTCAGTACCTACAATGTGAACAAGAACTACTCACGTCACATTTTGGATTTTGCTAGTAAAATAGCCGTTGTAAAGCCTGTGCAGATTCCCAATAATTTCTTTTCTGAATTATTCGAGTTCATGATTGACGACAATCGAAGCGGAGAAAGGTTTGCAAGAAAAGTGTCCTGTTTTGCAAAACAAATGTTAAGCTGGGCCAAAAGGAAAGGGATGTGTCCCAACTTGGGATGCCTCCAAGAAATCATGCCTGGTAAAGCTGAATCCGAAGATTATATTGATACAACACACCTCTCAATTAGTCAGTTGGAAGCACTTTATACATTTGATTTTCAAAACCTTGTAGAAACTGGACACATAAGTGTGCAAAGTGCAAATACATTAAGTGAGGAGAGGGATGCTTTCGTATTCAACTGCTTTACCGGGATGCACCACTGTGACTATAGTAAAAAAGAATTTCTAATTGAGCCATACCTTGGTGCTCTTTTCCTTAGAGGTAAAAGACAAAAAACCAAGAAACAGTTTTCAATAAAGTTACTGGAACCCGCCGTAGAAATCCTGAAAAGGTATAATAATGAACTACGGCAACTACCGGTTAAAAGTAACCAGAAAAGAAATGATACATTGAAGCAGATAGCGGTTTACACCGGAATCCCTCTACGGCTGACTACTAAAGTTGCACGAAAGACCTTCTGTGATCTTGCTATAAACGAAATGTTGATGTCCGGAGATGATGTTGCTGCCTGCTTGGGTTTAACCAGTACTAAATACCTTAAGAATTACGGCAGGGTTCGAGAAAAAAGACTACTAAAAACTATGAAAAGTTGGGGTGAATTAAAAGTCGCCAGCTAA
- the istB gene encoding IS21-like element helper ATPase IstB — protein sequence MNTNTLEKLRKLKFYGMFHAFKSSLESGKTNDYTADELLAHLVDAEWDDRNNRRVERQILYARFRYKAMVENIHYHADRSIDRNQIMRLAECSFIGRNENLLITGSTGIGKSYVASAIGHQACILGYRVMYASTPKLFAKLKMAKADGSYIKEITKIERQQLLILDDFGIQPFDAQSRAALMEIIEDRHGKTSLIITSQLPVSKWHEVIGEKTIADAILDRIVHDAHRVELKGESMRRKRKTELETSYE from the coding sequence ATGAACACAAACACTTTGGAAAAGTTACGCAAGCTAAAATTTTACGGCATGTTCCATGCCTTTAAAAGTAGCCTGGAAAGTGGAAAGACTAATGATTACACGGCGGATGAGCTTTTAGCTCATCTAGTTGACGCTGAATGGGATGACAGAAATAACCGTCGGGTCGAACGCCAGATCTTGTACGCACGGTTCCGCTATAAGGCCATGGTCGAAAATATCCACTATCATGCTGATAGAAGTATTGACCGTAATCAGATCATGCGCCTAGCAGAATGCTCCTTTATTGGCCGAAATGAAAACCTACTGATCACAGGCAGTACCGGAATCGGTAAAAGCTATGTAGCATCTGCGATTGGTCATCAGGCATGTATACTTGGCTACCGCGTAATGTATGCCAGTACTCCCAAATTGTTTGCCAAACTCAAAATGGCCAAGGCGGATGGATCCTATATCAAAGAAATTACAAAAATAGAACGGCAACAACTTCTTATCCTGGACGACTTTGGTATCCAGCCGTTCGATGCCCAGAGCCGGGCAGCACTGATGGAAATCATAGAAGACAGGCACGGAAAAACATCCCTGATAATTACTTCTCAGTTGCCTGTTAGCAAATGGCATGAAGTAATAGGAGAAAAAACCATTGCTGATGCCATTTTAGATCGTATAGTACATGATGCACACCGGGTTGAATTAAAGGGGGAATCAATGAGAAGAAAACGAAAAACGGAGCTCGAAACCAGCTACGAATAA
- a CDS encoding bacteriophage holin — MKNTFQTVLASMTDKHFLTLSAAFAGFKTVLDTYFFSDWQFVLFLIIMIMVDTALGTCRAWKKKNLESRAWARLFEKLLLYGAVLIMSHVLIRFPISGSATGLFDWVDDVLYCAIMVREALSIFENVGEIKPDLLPAWILARLKKFDESGQFKDLM; from the coding sequence ATGAAAAACACTTTTCAAACCGTGTTGGCCAGCATGACTGACAAACATTTTCTGACGCTGTCGGCTGCTTTTGCCGGATTTAAAACAGTGCTGGACACTTACTTTTTTTCGGACTGGCAGTTTGTGCTCTTTCTGATCATCATGATCATGGTTGATACCGCTTTGGGGACTTGCCGCGCCTGGAAGAAAAAGAACCTGGAATCAAGGGCCTGGGCCAGGCTTTTTGAAAAGCTGCTGCTCTATGGAGCCGTGCTGATTATGTCGCACGTGCTGATCCGTTTTCCCATCTCAGGCAGCGCCACCGGTCTTTTTGACTGGGTCGATGATGTGCTTTACTGTGCGATCATGGTCCGCGAAGCGCTGAGCATCTTTGAGAATGTCGGGGAGATCAAACCGGATCTGTTGCCTGCCTGGATTCTGGCCAGGCTCAAAAAGTTTGATGAATCCGGGCAGTTTAAAGATTTAATGTAA
- a CDS encoding AAA family ATPase: MLVRFVVSNFLSFDSEVEFNMLASSFKGHKHHVYRFGKVDVLRAAAIYGANGAGKSNLIKAIEFLQNAVELGGISQSVNDKKFKLKEANKELPMSFELEVIHNKKIYSYGVSFNRLFIVNEWLYEVNVNFEDKLLFERSVNKLGRSTLKIIDKFNKTPKQKLLIELMEENLLKPNELFLGKADEIKIKEFQQVRDIILNKIVIIHPGSKYQGLIRQLVKSEDFHIFTNNLLKSLDTGVVSLGIEEIEIDKFFGEENEKIKLEIIQDLTSEVESVILTTKSGDVMVTMDKGRYVVKRPIAEHLNGDNQIVPFVLNDESDGTQRLLDLVPAVRGILKEDITFFIDEIDQSLHTTLLKALIDKVLAEELTRGQIIFTTHESNLLDLDIFRQDEIWFAEKNAKVGNSQLYSLSEFKPRYDLDIRKGYLKGRFGAIPFVANLDDLNWDITHA, encoded by the coding sequence ATGTTAGTGAGATTTGTCGTAAGCAATTTCCTCTCCTTCGACAGCGAGGTAGAATTTAATATGCTTGCTAGTTCCTTCAAGGGGCATAAACACCATGTTTACAGATTTGGCAAAGTTGATGTTTTAAGGGCGGCAGCTATTTATGGTGCCAATGGAGCAGGTAAATCTAACCTTATTAAGGCAATCGAGTTTTTGCAAAACGCTGTCGAACTAGGAGGCATTTCTCAGTCGGTAAATGACAAAAAATTCAAATTAAAAGAGGCTAATAAGGAGCTTCCCATGTCATTCGAATTAGAAGTTATTCATAATAAGAAGATTTACTCCTATGGAGTTAGCTTTAATAGGTTATTTATTGTAAATGAATGGCTTTATGAGGTTAATGTAAACTTTGAGGATAAATTGCTATTTGAAAGATCCGTAAACAAACTGGGCAGGTCAACATTAAAAATTATTGATAAGTTTAATAAAACACCTAAACAGAAATTATTGATTGAATTGATGGAAGAAAATCTTCTAAAACCTAATGAACTATTTCTAGGGAAAGCTGATGAAATAAAAATCAAGGAATTTCAACAAGTTAGAGATATTATTCTTAATAAAATAGTCATCATTCACCCAGGTAGTAAATATCAGGGCCTGATCCGTCAGTTAGTAAAATCAGAAGATTTTCATATTTTCACAAACAATCTATTAAAGAGCCTAGATACTGGGGTTGTTTCACTGGGAATAGAAGAAATTGAAATTGATAAGTTTTTTGGAGAGGAAAATGAAAAAATAAAATTAGAAATAATCCAAGACCTAACTTCTGAAGTTGAAAGTGTCATATTAACCACAAAAAGTGGCGATGTAATGGTTACAATGGATAAGGGTAGATATGTTGTTAAACGGCCGATTGCCGAGCATCTAAATGGAGATAATCAAATTGTACCATTTGTTCTTAACGATGAATCTGATGGTACTCAAAGACTATTGGATCTCGTGCCTGCGGTCCGAGGAATTTTAAAGGAAGATATAACATTTTTTATTGATGAAATAGATCAAAGCCTTCATACGACCTTATTAAAGGCACTAATAGATAAGGTTTTAGCAGAAGAATTAACCAGGGGACAGATCATCTTTACAACTCATGAGTCAAATTTATTAGATCTTGACATATTTCGTCAAGACGAAATATGGTTTGCCGAAAAAAATGCCAAAGTTGGAAACTCCCAGCTATACTCTCTTAGTGAATTTAAGCCAAGATATGATCTAGATATCAGGAAGGGATATCTGAAAGGAAGATTTGGAGCTATTCCTTTTGTCGCTAATTTGGATGATCTAAACTGGGATATTACTCATGCGTAA
- a CDS encoding DNA adenine methylase — protein sequence MKQEINLKTPITYYGGKQKMLRHILPRIPQHKLYVEPFFGGGAVFWAKAPSPVEVVNDISNRLMTFYRVLKYDFEEIQRLVDETFHSRAQHKESDQFYVSQLQDVTNPVACAWSVWVQSNMSFGSMIGGGFGYDRRGTCALKLFNQKNRFTEDYQRRLKRVTIESYDVLKVIKAYDSPETFFYLDPPYVSSDQGPYKGYTEQDFINLLEACSQMKGKFLLSSYPENALQDYRSRFKWKSEDHTKTLAVDGRRKQPKTKVECLTWNY from the coding sequence ATGAAACAGGAAATAAATCTTAAAACTCCCATTACTTATTATGGCGGCAAACAAAAAATGCTTCGCCACATCCTTCCCAGGATCCCACAACACAAGCTTTATGTCGAGCCGTTCTTTGGCGGCGGGGCTGTCTTTTGGGCAAAGGCTCCTTCACCGGTTGAAGTCGTCAATGATATCAGTAACCGGTTAATGACCTTCTACAGAGTACTCAAATACGACTTCGAAGAAATCCAGCGCCTGGTTGATGAAACCTTTCATAGCCGGGCACAGCACAAAGAATCGGATCAATTTTATGTTTCTCAGTTGCAGGATGTTACCAATCCCGTTGCATGTGCCTGGTCGGTTTGGGTTCAAAGTAATATGAGCTTTGGCAGCATGATCGGCGGTGGTTTTGGTTATGACAGGCGTGGAACCTGCGCTTTGAAGCTTTTTAATCAAAAAAATCGATTCACCGAGGATTATCAGCGGAGGCTGAAGCGAGTGACCATTGAGAGCTATGACGTGCTCAAAGTCATTAAGGCTTATGATAGCCCCGAAACATTCTTTTACCTGGATCCTCCCTATGTGTCCTCGGATCAAGGACCCTACAAGGGTTACACCGAACAGGATTTTATAAATCTGCTGGAAGCTTGCTCACAAATGAAGGGTAAGTTCCTTTTGAGTAGTTATCCGGAAAATGCACTACAGGATTATCGCAGCCGCTTCAAATGGAAATCCGAGGATCATACCAAAACGCTGGCCGTGGATGGTAGACGAAAACAACCCAAAACAAAGGTGGAGTGTTTGACTTGGAATTATTGA